A window of the Synechococcus sp. JA-3-3Ab genome harbors these coding sequences:
- a CDS encoding DUF502 domain-containing protein, whose protein sequence is MISQWKQHLKNYFVAGLLVVIPLATTIWLTVEVATWSIGFLTSIPKQFNPIQGLHPILINLIDLAVGLLTPILLILLIGFMARNIVGQWLLNLSEQLLHAIPIAGLVYKTLKQLVSVLFAPNNQRFRRVVLVEYPRPGVWALAFVTGVIQTPIRPDGPQRSLSLFVPTTPNPTTGWYAIVPEDQVVEVFMPVEDAFKMLISGGIVTPETFEAGLKRREGALAVTMPSLRELVEQERAAASTRADSTAAEVGFEAS, encoded by the coding sequence ATGATTTCCCAGTGGAAGCAGCATCTCAAGAACTACTTCGTGGCGGGGTTGCTGGTGGTGATCCCGTTGGCAACCACCATTTGGCTGACGGTGGAAGTGGCCACCTGGAGCATTGGCTTTTTGACCAGCATTCCCAAGCAGTTTAATCCCATCCAGGGGCTGCACCCGATTTTGATCAACCTCATCGATCTGGCGGTGGGCTTGCTGACGCCAATCCTGCTCATTTTGTTGATTGGCTTCATGGCCCGCAACATTGTTGGCCAGTGGCTGCTCAACCTAAGCGAGCAGTTGCTCCACGCCATCCCGATAGCGGGGCTGGTCTACAAAACCCTGAAGCAATTGGTTAGCGTTTTGTTTGCCCCCAACAACCAGCGCTTTCGACGGGTGGTGCTGGTGGAATATCCTCGGCCTGGGGTTTGGGCGTTAGCTTTTGTAACGGGCGTCATTCAAACTCCCATTCGACCGGATGGGCCGCAGCGCTCCCTCAGCCTGTTCGTGCCCACCACGCCCAACCCAACCACCGGCTGGTACGCCATCGTGCCGGAAGACCAGGTGGTGGAGGTGTTCATGCCGGTGGAGGATGCTTTTAAGATGCTCATCTCCGGCGGGATCGTGACCCCCGAGACCTTTGAGGCGGGTCTCAAACGGCGCGAAGGGGCTCTGGCGGTAACCATGCCCAGCCTGCGGGAGTTGGTGGAGCAGGAGCGGGCGGCAGCATCCACTAGGGCCGACTCAACGGCTGCCGAGGTGGGCTTTGAGGCTTCCTAG
- a CDS encoding SRPBCC family protein, translating into MSESDWLEHTCQVEVPVPIEQVWELWANLALMPRWMKWIRSVELLDQELSRWTLDTRGLTFSWISRTHTVVKHQHIGWQSVEGLPNRGALRFYDRKGSTIVKLSVAYKIPGLLGKILDGLFVGKVVESTIQADLERFKAYALEQAGRAADNASAG; encoded by the coding sequence ATGTCAGAGTCGGATTGGTTAGAGCACACCTGTCAGGTGGAGGTCCCGGTTCCTATCGAGCAGGTGTGGGAGCTGTGGGCCAACCTCGCCCTCATGCCGCGCTGGATGAAGTGGATCCGCTCGGTGGAGCTGCTGGATCAGGAGCTGTCGCGGTGGACACTGGATACGCGCGGCCTCACCTTCAGTTGGATCTCCCGCACCCATACGGTGGTGAAGCATCAGCACATCGGCTGGCAATCGGTGGAGGGGCTTCCCAATCGGGGGGCACTGCGGTTTTACGATCGCAAGGGCAGTACTATTGTCAAGCTGTCGGTGGCCTACAAGATCCCGGGGCTCCTCGGCAAAATCTTGGACGGCCTGTTTGTGGGCAAAGTGGTGGAGAGCACGATTCAAGCGGACTTGGAGCGCTTCAAAGCCTATGCTTTGGAGCAGGCAGGGCGGGCCGCCGACAATGCCTCCGCTGGCTAG
- the aroA gene encoding 3-phosphoshikimate 1-carboxyvinyltransferase — protein MLTTASSADILTLSPARGLRGQVSIPGDKSISHRALMLGSLAEGETVIHGLSLGEDPRSTAACFRALGADIPELNSECVRIQGVGLDRLQEPAEVLDAGNSGTTLRLMLGILAGQAGRFFAVTGDRSLRSRPMGRVVEPLRQMGANIWGRAGGNLAPLAVQGGSLKGIHYHSPVASAQVKSCLLLAGLLAEGTTQVTEPALSRDHSERMLRAFGAEISVDVAAKTVAVVGGSRLVGQTVQVPGDISSAAFWLVAASIVPESELLLQDVGLNPTRTGVLQVLQEMGADIQVEKRREVAGEPLGDLRVRSARLRGCSIAGDLIPTLIDEIPVLAVAAAFAEGTTVIRDAAELRVKESDRLAAIAQELSRMGAQVTEYPDGLEIKGGIPLQGAEVDSHADHRIAMSLMVAALAAQGSTTLRGADCARISYPDFIPTLQRLINPSSAS, from the coding sequence GTGCTGACCACCGCTTCTTCTGCCGACATCCTGACGCTCTCGCCCGCCCGCGGCCTGCGCGGTCAAGTGAGCATTCCAGGCGATAAGTCCATCTCCCACCGCGCCCTGATGCTGGGATCCCTGGCGGAAGGGGAAACCGTCATTCACGGCCTGTCGTTGGGGGAGGATCCCCGCAGTACGGCAGCCTGTTTTCGGGCCCTGGGGGCCGATATCCCAGAGCTCAACAGCGAGTGCGTCCGCATCCAGGGGGTGGGCTTGGATCGCCTGCAGGAGCCGGCAGAGGTGTTGGATGCCGGCAATTCCGGCACCACCCTGCGCCTGATGTTGGGGATCCTGGCTGGCCAGGCGGGTCGCTTTTTTGCTGTCACTGGGGATCGCTCCCTGCGCTCGCGGCCCATGGGACGGGTGGTGGAGCCGCTGCGGCAGATGGGGGCCAACATCTGGGGACGGGCCGGGGGCAACCTGGCACCTCTGGCTGTGCAGGGGGGATCCCTAAAGGGGATCCACTACCACTCGCCCGTGGCCTCGGCCCAGGTAAAGTCCTGCCTGCTGCTGGCGGGCCTGTTGGCAGAAGGCACTACTCAGGTTACAGAGCCGGCCCTTTCCCGCGACCACTCGGAGCGGATGTTGCGGGCCTTTGGCGCCGAGATCTCTGTCGATGTGGCGGCAAAAACCGTGGCGGTGGTGGGGGGATCCCGCCTAGTGGGCCAGACGGTGCAGGTGCCAGGGGACATCAGCTCGGCAGCCTTCTGGCTGGTGGCCGCCTCGATTGTGCCCGAGAGCGAATTGCTGCTACAGGATGTGGGTCTCAACCCCACGCGCACCGGTGTGCTGCAGGTGTTGCAGGAGATGGGGGCCGATATTCAGGTTGAGAAGCGGCGGGAGGTGGCCGGCGAGCCTCTGGGGGATCTGCGCGTGCGCTCGGCCCGTTTGCGGGGTTGCAGCATTGCCGGCGATCTCATTCCCACCCTCATCGATGAGATCCCGGTTTTGGCGGTGGCGGCAGCCTTTGCCGAGGGGACTACGGTCATTCGCGATGCGGCGGAATTGCGGGTTAAAGAGAGCGACCGTTTGGCGGCCATCGCCCAGGAACTCAGCCGGATGGGGGCCCAGGTCACCGAATATCCCGACGGCCTGGAAATCAAAGGGGGGATCCCTCTGCAGGGGGCCGAGGTGGATAGCCACGCCGACCACCGCATCGCCATGAGCTTGATGGTAGCTGCCCTGGCCGCCCAGGGATCCACCACCCTTCGAGGGGCCGACTGTGCCCGCATCTCCTACCCCGACTTCATTCCCACCCTGCAGCGGCTGATCAACCCTTCGTCCGCCTCCTAG
- a CDS encoding TIGR03792 family protein — MSDQPIAIEHLCFRVPPGGQRAFILQDEQVWGPALRQQPGFLGKEVWLDVEDRELVHLILRWASRAAWKAFPPEQAEALDRQMQPFYVRLEQAKEYQLWQPGLPAEEAAN, encoded by the coding sequence ATGTCAGACCAGCCCATCGCCATCGAGCACCTCTGCTTCCGCGTTCCTCCCGGTGGCCAGAGGGCCTTTATCCTACAAGACGAGCAGGTTTGGGGGCCAGCCCTGCGCCAACAGCCGGGCTTTTTGGGCAAAGAAGTCTGGCTGGATGTAGAGGATCGCGAACTTGTCCACCTCATCCTCCGCTGGGCCAGCCGCGCCGCCTGGAAAGCTTTCCCCCCGGAGCAGGCGGAAGCCTTGGATCGGCAGATGCAGCCCTTCTACGTGCGCCTGGAGCAGGCCAAAGAATACCAGCTCTGGCAGCCCGGCCTGCCAGCAGAGGAAGCGGCCAACTAG
- a CDS encoding GNAT family N-acetyltransferase produces MSDPSLEPVITFSHQPVDNRNIRFSLERQDLDLDQLLVLLNRNAFWAQNRRREEMERAIAHSHPVVSAWDGERLIGFGRATSDGVYRAVLWDIVVDHEYRRQGIGRKLVETLISHPHLQSVERIYLFTTHQRGFYERIGFVENPSTTLVLHGRPLDFLIPAAEQEQV; encoded by the coding sequence ATGTCCGATCCCTCCCTCGAGCCTGTCATCACCTTTTCTCATCAACCGGTGGACAACCGCAACATTCGCTTCTCCCTGGAGCGGCAAGATCTGGATCTGGATCAGCTCCTGGTGTTGTTGAACCGCAACGCCTTTTGGGCCCAAAATCGCCGGCGGGAAGAGATGGAGCGGGCCATCGCCCACAGCCACCCGGTGGTCAGCGCCTGGGACGGGGAGCGCCTGATTGGCTTTGGCCGCGCCACCTCCGATGGGGTTTACCGGGCCGTCCTCTGGGACATCGTGGTCGATCACGAGTATCGACGGCAGGGCATCGGGCGCAAGCTGGTGGAAACCCTGATCAGCCATCCCCACCTGCAGTCGGTGGAGCGCATCTACCTGTTTACCACCCATCAGCGCGGCTTTTACGAGCGCATTGGCTTTGTGGAAAACCCCAGCACCACGCTGGTTTTGCACGGGCGTCCGCTGGATTTTTTGATCCCGGCTGCCGAACAGGAGCAGGTCTGA